The sequence ATGCTCAACCTATATTGCACGAGTACGTGGCCCGTGTTCCGGAGACTGGTCTCAGCTTGCTTCGCTGCTCTGCCCTCCCGACCCCGGCTCTGGCGTCCAGCCGCTCGGCCGAGCCTCCGTTTGAGACCCGGTAACACCTCGTATCTGGCTGCGTGGGTTCTAACGGGGACACGCAGCCTGCGGGTGAGGTGCTGGTGTGGACGGGGTCTGCCGAGCCGGACTGCGAGCGGCCCCGCGCTTCCCCGCTGCCATCCTCGATGAATTAGCTCCGTCGTGGGCCGGTGCGGGCGCAGCGAGTTCTGCGAGAGAGCTGCCTTGGTGTAATTTGAGGGGAGAGCTTTGCTAGTTCAAAAGTGACTTCTGTTCCACTCGTTTTCATCCTGGGATCCCCCTCGGCTGGGAGCGAGGAGGGAGGACGATGTGGATCCCTCCCTGCGGACCCGAGGCGGGAGCTGGGCAAAGAAAGGCCTGGACGTTGGGGCTGAGGTGAAGCCGTCCGGGAGGAGGATGCCAGAAGAGGACGCCTTCATGCGAGTCTGGGGCGTTCTGAGGGGGCTGCAATTGGAAACGGCAAAGTCAGAATTAAAAATGACCCGTTGGGTGATTGCTTACGGTACAAcgggctggaaagcagcttcccgcccgccgccccttTGCAGGGGAAGTGGAGGAGCAGCTCTTCTCATCCAGCCTCcgtctctccttccttccaggGATGAGGAAAGCCAGTGCTTTCCCAAGGTTATCCCTGACCGCTGTTAGGATCTGTCACAGCCTTTGGGGTTTGTTTAACTGAAgtgcttggggaaaaaacagtcCCAAAGGTGTGTGAGCTCGGGGGGAGCTCAGGGGGGGTCACGTCCATCGCCTCTCCCGGCAATAGCGACGCTGAGTGCTGTGACCGGTGGCTTTTCGGAGGAGAGATTCCTCCTTCGTTACCTttgatggggagggagggaatgagTTTCCAGTTTAACATGTGCAGGGCAGGTCCAGCTTTGCTCTGGGAAGGTGGGTCATGAAGCTTTGaagctccttctcctccctttccccgCTTTTTGGGTGAGGGGTCCTGTGCACAAACACTCCCCTCGCAGGGCGAGCAAAGGCGTCCTGGGTGATCTTGATGTATAGAGTTGCCTCCGTCAAGCTAAAACCCGTTGGCCGTGCATCAAAAGTTTTAATTGCGTGAGGAAACCTTCACTTAGCTCGCAGCCTCGAAGCGTTTACATCCTTTACCTGGCCCAGCCGGGCGCCGGTTTTCAGCGCCAGAGGTTCGAGCGGAGGTTTCCCGAGGCCGCGGCTCTGCGTGTCGCCGTGCCACGCACCGACCCGGCTGCAAAGCTTTTCCACGCCGGTATTACCGGTGCCAAAGGGGCTTTGAGCTGTGTGTCGGCGACGCGGTGGCTGCGCCGCTGCTCTGAGCCCGACCTGCTGCCGAGCTGCGCTCTGCGGGGCTCGCTCGGCCGTCTGAAACCCGACTCTCTTTTTCGGAGACTTTTCTTGACCTACGGCGCCCGTAAATAGAGCGTGTGCCCCCGTAGGTGAGCGCGCCGACCTTCCTGTCCTGACATCTGACATTTTCTCTCAGTGTCGCGGGAAGGGGGGGAAAGGTTTCAACAGGCACCTTGGATTTTGAGCGTGTTTGTGCCTTTTctgtgcttgccttggcggggGTTTTCCTCTTTCATCCCTTCTCCCTATGGAAGAGGCACGTTACTACCTTGGGAGCGAGCGCTGGTAGGTGGCGGCGGGAGGTTGTCGCGTGGCTGGAAGCTGCTTCTCGTTTGAGTTGCACGGTGGGATTGTGCTTTGCATTTGCTGACGAACCTGAATTCTTGGTGTTACTGTTGTTCCCTGGAATTGGGTTTTTTAGGAGAGCAGAGGTGGCTGCAGAGGCGGCTTCAGAGGCGATAATCGGGCACTGGCTGACTACTTCCATCCGCAGAGTTTCTCTGTGATTattcttttccccctcttccaggagattccctccctccccagagcCAGACGCCTTAAGTGAAGTGTCTTCCCCCAAAAGCATGTTCAGTTGTacagtgaaatgttttttttttaaagggaggtGTGTCCCCAGGAGTTGCAGGAACTCGTCCAGGTGCCTTTGGAGTCGGCAGGACCACGCACGGGTTTGTCTAAAGAAAAGCCCGCTGATGGCTGCTCGGTTTGGCCGCACTGGGGCTGCTCGTGGGACGTCGGTACCTGAAGGACTCGCAGCTCCCCAAAACAACCGCTCTTGAACTTGGCGACTTGGTGGGAGACTAACAGGAGGCCAAATAACAAATTCACGGCCCTCTGTGCCGCCGTGAATCGCCTCGCAGGTCGTGGCTGCGGCgttttgctgcatttgcagGTGGCTGAGGTTGTCCCTCACCCGGAGGCGCCGTGAAGACGCCAGGCCAGGAGCTGCCGAGCTTTCCCTTGCTGTTTTATAACCACGTCGTCtctataaatatttctctttttttattgcaCCCTGCGATGCGTAAAGCTGACCCTCTTCCCTGGGCCCTATAGCGGCGTGTGAGTGACCAGGGGTCCCAGCTGAGGGGCTCTCGGCAAAACCCGCGGCCGCTGCGATGGCGAAGGATCGTTCCCTGCAGGCAGGGGTGTCGTGGCAACGCTCTAGCGCTGGATTTGGGGAGTTTTGGCGGGGATGGCTCGGCCGCTCCTCTCGGCAGGCCTCCAAGCGGTGTTAGTGGCCGCGTGGAGCTTCCTGGAGCCCTGAGAAGCAGGTTGTGATATTGCAGCAGCCGGCTGTGCTGCGTGATGTGGATCCCGCATCGCGTGGGGGCTCCGCGCGAGCGAAAGCGGGGGCGATGGCAACGTGCCAGCGCTCCACGCGAGAGGTCGCAGTCGAGCTTTGCTCTTCCTCACCCAGGCTGTTTTTATGTgaggcaaagcaaaagaaagagcaaaaaccGGGGTCTCCCGAGGCCGCGGAAGTGGGGCTGAAGCATTGCTGTGTCAAAGCCCGCGAGGAAAACAAGCGCTCGTGCGTGCAGGAGAAGCGCATCCTGCATTCCTCCGGCTGCCGGGTGAATTTGTGCAGGGTGTAGCCTTTAAATGAATTTTCCTGTCCATCTGGGCGCAGCAGGTTAGCGCTGGTATTCCCCGTCCTCGTGCCTTCTTACAGGACTCGGTAACATCCGTGCTTCGTCCTGCCTCGGCAGCCTGCTTGGGCGAGATGTCCTTCTGCGGGAGGAAACGCCGTTCCTCTGCTAGTGAGATGGAGCTGCAGGGAGGTTTATCCTCCGGGTCGTGTCGTTTGCCTAACTGTACGCACGCCTTGATGCCTCATCGGTGCTGAGACCGGGGCGTCTGCACGGCTCCGTAATGTCTGATAAGTTGGGATGTCGGCAGGGAAGGGCCCTCCTGCTCGGGTTTGGGCAGCAGCGGTGGGTGTTACTTGCACAGCGCTGGAAGAAGGGTGGATATTTGGCCTCTGGAGACCAAAGGGTTAAAGCCCTGTTAGGGTGGGAGCTGGTATTTGGCCAGATAAGTCCAGTTTTTCCTTGGGAAAGGTTTTTAATGTTCAACTAAAGGATAAAACAAGCTGATTTAACTCCTTCCTTACGCTTGCAGCCCAAAGCTGTAACAGGAGAGGCAGACGACCTGACTCTTCATCGGCGCTTAGCGCTTCACTCCTGCCCTTCGAAGGGACCTGAGCGGCTCTGCCCCGCGCCGCGTTTCACCTGGGGCGGTGGGATGGTGCTGGGTGGCCCTGGCAGCCGATCCTCGGCTCTGCGGTCGTGTCTGTGCTCAAACGCGtctgcccaggctctgcttttcctctgggctctgctcctgtgggtgggtgggaggaTGTTCTGGTTTATGCACAACAGAGTAATTGCTCTTGGCCATTGTTCTGGCTCGAAACAACTGCTGGGAGTCCGCTTCTGAAACAATTTCTATTAAATACACATCCGTACGCTCTGGGGTATCGCTGATGGTTTTTAAAGTAACATTATTCAGCAAGTTCTTGTTGCCACGTGGCCTTTTTGAGTATGGAAGTGTCCGTGTTTgcaggggagcagaggcagcgAGCTTTTTGCGTAGTTGCAATGACCTGGAGACATCCTTCTCTTGGGAAACGTTGGTAGCACGGGGCTCGAACGCCCTGGCTTTTCCGAGCCAACGCCAAGAGCGGCGTGGCAGCATCCAGAGGATGAGCGCGAGCTCGTgccagctggagcagctctgtgctgctccgTGGCATGGTGCGGAGCTCCCACATAACTCATCTCCTACAACTGGATAGCCAGGAGGGTGCTTGGCCTGCTGCAGGGTAATGGTTCGTGGTGAAGCCGTCCCGCTGGCTCCCCAGGGCGGTTCCTCCTGTCGTTAAACATAggctgggcaggagctgtggtGGCTTTCGGTAAAAGCCCGACCCGTAAGGGAGAAACCAGGTGCCTGCGGTTGCCTCAGAAGCCCAGGTCTGGTTTCTCCCATGTCCCGTGGTGTGGGGACGCGCGGCGCGGGCTGTGCCGCCGGCGACATGCAGCGTCTTCTGACCTCCGCGGGCTTCCCAAGCTCTTGGTTTGGGTCAGGGCTGGCTGGTTGTGTGGTGGCACAAAGGGTTCTTGGGTCTGGGGGCTTGTCGATGGGTTTGGGGAAAGCTGGGGGGCGCCTCCTGCTGCCCTCGTGCCAGAAGGGCTCTTTCTGTGTTGGAGCCCGCAGGATTTGCTCCACCGAGACGCTCGTGTGTGTCGTGTGGTTAcggctgcaggagggagggtTTGGTGCTCTGACCGTGCGTCCCCCTGCTCCGATGTGCCCCGAGGTCTCTGCCTCCGCGCTGGCTGACACCCCTGTTTGCTGGGGGGCTTCTCTAAGCGCAGAGGAGGCGACGGTGAAAAAATTGGCGACCTTGACCTGAGCAAGGCTTCAGGTTCCTGCCAAGCCTCTCCTGGAGGGTAAAGGAGCTCCTGGCCGCTCTGCTtggagcagggggaagggtATGGGGCTGCTTTGCTGGCGGAGGTGAGCGGGCTGGGACCACGAGGAAGAGGACGGGCGTTTCTCGGCGCGACACGGACGCCATCCTGCGTGCGtctgtctctgcagcagctctgcgcTGATGCGCGAGTGGCGCAGGAGTCGTGCCGTCGGAGGAGCCGGGCTTCGGTCTGACACGCAAACTCTTGTCTCAGCTTTGAAGCAAGAAATGTGTGGGTTTTGGATGGACAGGGAGGCTAATTTGAGAAAAGCTTTAGCAAGAGCAGGTGTCAGGTCGTCTTCTCAGACTACTCAGTCTGCTTTAATGCTCCTTTGCAGTTCTGCAGAGAGATGTCAGggtatgtgggttttttaactaaaaaaagcTCAGCGCTCTCCCTAGGAGGAGGAACCAAATACCAGATGCATCATTTCTCTGTAGCTGGAGCTGAAATGAATCTGTCTGACAAATCTCTTTGCAGCGACGTCCTTGCCCTCCCCATCTTCAAGCAGGAAGAATCGAGTTTGCCTCCTGAAAACGAGAACAAAATTCTGCCTTTCCAGTACGTGCTGTGTGCCGCCACGTCCCCCGCCGTCAAGCTCCACGACGAAACACTCACTTATCTCAACCAAGGTGAGAGAAGCCCCCTGCCCCCCGCGGGCTGTGCGCCCCTCGGGTAAACACcctgcaaaataaaactctgCCTTTGGGAATGGAAAGCACCTCAGTGGTAAACCCCAGGCTGCTCCATCTCTTTCGCCCTGCTGCCTGTCCTCTGGTTACGGCGGTGAATCGTGTGTAGGATTTAACCTAACTAAAATCTGTGCGCCGTAAGGTGGTTAACTGGTGTTAGCCGGGGTGCTCTGCGGCGGGTGCGTTTTACAGGTTCAAGGCGTACCCGCTGCTTTCAAGTAGAACTGGAAGATCAGGGTTGGCGACCGATGTCAGATGAAGCTTGTGTAATCCATTTTTCCCCTGTTCTTGGTCTTGGGTTAATAAGGGTAATTCCTGGAAAGTactgctgcaggaaggggaGGATTTTCTGTTCCTGGAGGGGGGGTTAGAGCCGAGGCTCTAATGGCTCATGCTCATACGACGCCCCACTGAAACGTGATGAGAAGATCCAGTGGCACATCTAGTGTGGCAGAAGAGATGTCAAAACGCCAGAGGAGGGGTGGCGGCAAAGGTCCATCCCCGACTAACCGCGAGGTGCCCTGCTTGTCTTTCCCTCAGGGCAGTCCTATGAAATCCGGATGCTGGACAACAGGAAAATCGGGGAGCTGCCGGAGATAAATGGGAAACTGGTAAAGGTAAGCGGAGAGTGTGGGTGGCGGGTCCGGCTGGAGCCATCCCCTGCCGCAGGGAGCGGCGAGCGAGGTCTCGTCCTGTGTTCCTGCAGCGGCCTCTGACAGCGTGTGTGGGACAGCACTGGCTTGGCTGGctgttgttttccctttccccttctcccacctcgtcacagaatcacagaattgttaaggttgaaaaagacctcttggatcatcaagttcaaccccaacccaacacccccaggtctcctaaaccatgtccccaggggcCACAGCTGCACAATGTTTGagcccccccagggacggtgactcccccacctctctgggcagcctgtgccagggcctgacccctctggcagggaagacattttccctcatctccaacctaaacctcccctgatgcagcctgaggccgtttcctctcatcctgtcactggtgacttgggagcagagaccgacccccccctcactccagcccctctcggggggttgcagagagcgagaagggctcccctcagcctggagcgttgcctggggttggtgtgacccaagggcaggacccagcacttggccttgttaaacctcacccAGCTGAGCttggcccatggatccagcctgtcctggtccctctgcagagccttcctgccctcgagcagatcgacactcccgcccagcttggtgtcatctgcaaacgcCCTGAGGGCGCCCTCGATCCCCTCGCCCAGATCATTGGCGAAGCCATTAAACACGACTGGCCCCAgcaccgagccctggggaaccccgcttgtCGAGACAGCCTGGCCGGTGGCGCCCAACCCGCCTCGTGGGCCCTGGGGTCAAGCCAAGAGGCAGTTGCTGGTCACTTACAGTTCGGGAAGGATAAGCTGCCACCTTCACGCTTCTGTCCCATGTGTCCTTCTGggctttcttttcttggttTGGCCTCCCCGCCAGCCTCCAGGCCCCTCTGTAACCGGGAGATGTCTCGTAGCTTGAAGGCTCTCAGGTTCCCTGGGGCAGCTCCAGGCACTGACTGTTTCTCCCCTCTAGAGCATATTCCGGGTGGTGTTTCATGACCGGCGGCTGCAGTACACGGAGCATCAGCAGCTGGAGGGCTGGCGGTGGAACAGGCCTGGGGACAGGATACTGGACATAGGTGAGTCCCTGTGGCAGcacccaggctggggctggagcaggtgtGGGTGCCTGAAGCGCCTCCGGCCGGGCTCCCAGTCCCTTGACTTCAAGGGACAAAGTGCTGTCACGATTCTGCACTTTGGGAGACGTGGTTGGTTCTTCCGTATGTTCCCCGTGAATCTCTTCCTCCTACTGCAATCGCAGCGTGTTCCCCACATGTGCCCCTGCAGATATCCCAATGTCCGTGGGCATCATTGACCCTAGAGCAAACCCAACCCAGCTCAATACAGTGGAGTTTCTATGGGATCCTTCCAAGAGGACTTCGGTGTTTATCCAGGTAAAAGAGGAGAAGTGAGGAAACTCCTGTTGCAGGGgcctaggggaaaaaaataaaagctttccaaGGGGGAAAGAGATGCCTTTTTGGCTCAAAGCAGTGAAATAGCAGCCGGATGCTGCAGTGGTGGAAGGATGTCAGCTAAAATACACCCTACCTCCTGCCCTAAGCAACGCAAGGGAGCAGCGGTTCACGCACTAGCGAGGCACAGGCGCAGTTGACCACCAATAAGTTGTTTTACACATTTCTGCGGTCGTTTAGGTCCCGCTGCTTTTGTGATTCAGGTCTCCGCCTTGCTTAGAGGCTTTTGCGCATCTCACCAGCCTCTTGGAAGTCTGGCGCGCCCACCTAGAATCACAGGCTGCAGCGTGTGGAGGCTGGTGCAGCCGAACCCTCTGCCCTGCTGATCCGAACCCTCTGCCCTGCTGATCCGAACCCTCTGCCCTGCTGATCCGAACCCTCTGCCCTGCTGATCCGAACCCTCTGCCCTGCTGATCCGGGGCTTCCTTGTTAACGTTAAGAGGTTGCAAAACGTGCTTAAAGAATGTGGCTCCGCCTCGGCTGCGGCATCCCCTTAACTCCTTAATGCTGGGGGTCCTTGGCGCGGTCCCATCCCACCTCTGTATTTCGCCCTTCTCACCGGGCCGCCCTTCACGCGAGCGCTGTCCTGGCTCCCGCGAGGGGAATGGGAAGGCTGTGGTCAGTCAAACACGGCGGAATTACTAACCGCAGGACGCCTTGCCTTCCCCCAGGTCCACTGTATCAGCACGGAGTTCACCATGCGGAAGCATGGAGGCGAGAAGGGGGTACCCTTTCGGGTCCAGATAGACACGTTTAAGGAGAACGAGAACGGGGAGTACACGGAGCACCTGCACTCTGCCAGCTGCCAGATCAAGGTCTTCAAGGTACCTCGGCCCGTTGGTGTCCTTTCCCCGCTAGGAAACAAACTGGGAGTCGGTCCCAATTCACGCTGCAGCCCCAGTGAACGTCTCGGGTGCAGGACTGTGGCCAGGCTTGTCTGCGAAAGGGCCTCTCTTCCTGTGTTGCCGTTCTCTCCCTGGTTCCACTGTTGATCGAGTCTGGGTGCCAATGAGGCTACAGAACGAGTAGGCCAAGAGCAACGCACAGGGAGAACTTGAAACCTCCCACCTTTAATCTTGAGTCTTATCAGCCTGGGAGATCCTCCAAGGAGCTTCGGCATCTGTCTAAACTCCTCACTTTATTACCTGCATCTGAGGGTCCGTCTGCATCCAGCCTCTCCGGCGGCGCAGGCATCTGGTCCCTGTTGCAAGTTGTTTGCAGAAAAAGCCACGACCTGGCGGTGGCAGCCACGGCACCGCGATGGCGTGGGTGGCCGAGAAGGGGCGCGCGCGCAGCAGCGCCCAGGTGTTGTGCCGCGGGGGCAGCTGCGCAGGGAAGAAGCAGGGGCACGCTGTGCCCGTGCTGTCTGGTACGCTGAGGTTGCCTCCGCTACCCCATCGTCCCAGCAACGCCACGCGATATCTTTGCCGGGGCTTCTGTGTCCTCCTCCCTTCGGGGGGCGCTTGGCACGTGGCGGGGTCGGTCGCGTGGCCAGGGCGCCTGCGCCGCTTTGCGGTTGTGCGGTGAAGCTGCCGCGTGATATCGGGCAGCGTGTCCCGCTGCCGCTTGGcatctttccccttctctctcttctcttttgcCTGTTTGGGTTATAGCGTTTCAAGGCAGGGGTGTGATTTGTTAGGGTTTGTTTGAGCTCTGGCTGGTATCTCGATGCAAACAGTCTAAGCGGATGGCTGTGGAGTCGGGAAGGGACAAGGCTGGTCGCAAACAAGACCTGGAGGGTAGTGAGAGCGCAAGGTGCCTGCCACTGTGTTTCTAATGAGCTTCAGCTCTTCAGGccagggggtggggtgggtgttttTTGGCTCTGTTGACCTTGAGCCGGGAAGAGCCAAAGCAGCGAAGCTGTGGCTTCAGGGTACGGTCACCCTGCAGAGGGGGATGGTCTCTGATGGTCTCAGCCTTCCCTCCCGCTCGGCTGATGCAGCCGCTCCCTGGGTTGGGGTGCTGCTTGGGCAGCAGGCTCAACGCTGGGTGCCGGTGTTGCCCTGTGCCTGTGCGAGACCCATTCGCCGTGGGGTGCCCTATGTCTCTGGGTTAATGTGATTgaggctcctgccctgctcttcctgtctcccctctgcccctcaAAAGCTGGGAGCATTTCGGTGCTTTCAAAACAGCTGCTGAGGGCGCCTTAGCCACGCTCGTCGGCGCCTGGAGCGCAGATCCCTCCTAGCTGCCAGAAGCAGCAGCGCTGACTGCGGAAAGATAAGAGCAACCATTAGACTGTCATGGCAGGAACTGGCTGGCCAAGCCACAGCCAAGCAGCTCTGCCTCGCCTCACTCGGAGCGTGGCGGTGCCACGTTCGGGTCTCGGTTTTGCTGTCCAGAGAAGAAATTTGGAGCGGGAAGGCTGTGGTACTGTATTTGCAGTCCTAAAGCGTCCCCGCCGGTGCCATGGATGCCGCTGATCCAGGCGGGAGGCGTCTGCATGTCGGCAGGCAGCTGTGTTGGCTCACCAAGGCCAAATTCCTTTCCCTTGGGAGTGCTGGCGGGGGAGCCAAGGCAGAGCCCGTGCACAGCCAAGTTTTAGGGGAAATTCTTTAGGCTTCTGCGCAGGAGAGCACCGGGATAGCTTTGGTGGTTATAATGGCGCTGTCTTACTTGCTGCTTTCCCCAGGGCTTTGAGCGTTTGATAAAGGCAGCAAGTAAAATCATCTTAATCTTGCATATGAGAAAGCGCACGGGTTTTCAAGGTCGTGGCAAAGGCAAGGACATAACTGAGCGCTCTCATGTCTGGTGCGGTTTGTGCCGCTGAAATGCCGCCTCTCGAAGCGGGTGGTGAGGGTGCAGAAAGCGCAGCTCAGATACTTGACACCAGAAACTGGCCTTTGTCCCCTTAGAGCCAAcaagtttcttctgaaaaatatttcacctcCTTGTTCGGATGTTCCAGGCCCCGTTTTAGGGGCGTGGGTAGATGAGGATATTGGGGTTGTTACCAAAGTGATATTGTCACCGTAGTTAATTCTCTGTGCAGACAGTCCCAGCcgcttccttttctctctgtaaaGCAACAAGCGGGTGAGTAGAAGGATGAGTTACTTTTTCTGGTCCTTGCATTTCTTGCAcatctctccagctgctgccctgccacaCTGCTGCTCTAACAGGAGTAtctcccttccagcccaaaggAGCCGATCGGAAGCAGAAGACGGACAGGGAGAAGATGGAGAAGCGAACACCTCATGAGAAAGAGAAATACCAGCCCTCCTACGAAACTACGATACTCACAGAGGTGGGGTGCTCTTTCACGCAGCGACTGGTGTCATTGTTTTAACGAAACCCGTTAAAGAGTCAGTGTTCTGCTGTGAAACGTTGGGCCAGGTTGTTTATAGCTGCAAGACAAAAGCAAGACGAGTTTTATAGGCAAAGATGTTTCTCACTAGACCTGAAAAAGGGCTCTAGTGCCTGGAAACGTGATGGTTTTTCCCCACTGTAATAGATCGTCTAATAAAAGATTTTTACCTCTCCCTGCAAGCTTCGTTTTGCCTCTGTGGCAACTGCCCACCGAGGTCGTGAGCTGGCAGAAAAACCCTGTCGTTTCCTCTCTGCGCTAGTGGAAAGTGTTGGTCTATTAAAATTCAGTCGTCTGAAGGGTCGGTGCTGAACAGCCCAGGGGAGGGAGCCCTCGCCCTGCGCCAGGTGAATCTGGGGACGGTCGTCCGTGCCCGACTTGGGCCCGACCCGCAGCGCGGCTGGCGGGTGCCGTGCGTGTCAGCCCAGTGCCAGAGCGGCGGTTTAGatcccagctctcccagtgTTTCAATTTTGTGACTTTTCGCCTTTGGAGATTAAGAATCACTAAATCTGAGCTTTGTGACCAGCTGCAGTGAATTGCCGTGGCTTCTTTTAATCCCCTACTTCATTCTTGAATTCTGTTTCGGCAGCGGCCGCCGGTCAGCAAATAGCCGTTAACCCGTGCTGACCAGAGCAGATGCGCGCGCTCGTTCGCAGCGACGCCGTGACTCTTCTGGATTTTCCTTTCTAGTGTTCTCCCTGGCCGGAGATAACGTACGTCAATAACGCGCCATCCCCTGGCTTCAACAGCTCCCACAGCAGTTTTTCCATTGGCGAAGGGTAAGTCTGGAGGCGAGGCTGGCTGGCTACCGATTTCTGCCCTGCACGAGAGACTGGCGTGTCTGAGCTGGCAGCCGGCACAAGGAGGGGCCTGGTCCCGAGGTGTGCGGCGGGGTGAAGCAGCCCAAGAGGCTGTGCCAGTGGGGGAAAATCAAATCAAAGCCCATGACGCTGAGCGCTGTTTACCTCTTGTGGCCTCAGCAAAGCTCGGCTCTTGCCTGAGGAGCCCGTGTGCGTTCGAGCAGCGGTTCAGCTTCCAGCCCGCTTCGCTCTGCCTTTCCCCGTCGCGTTAATGCTCCAACGGAGGCCGTTTGCTCTTGCAAAGCGTCGCACTGCGGCGACGACGGTGTTGCCGTGGCCACGCAGCTGTCCGTCCCTGTGTTTCGGTGCTCTGGGCTGTGGGATTTGGAGGGTGGTGGTTGCTGCCTGCCGCAATCCCGCGCCGGAAGGGGAAGAGCGGCGCTGACCTCGTGTTCTGCTCTGTCTGGCTCTTCTCCCCAACCTAGCAATGGCTCTCCGAACCATCAGCCCGAGCCACCCCCTCCGATCGCAGATGTAAGTCACACCTCAGAGCTTATGCTTGTGGTAAGGATGGTGCACAGGTCAGAAAACGGGATTTGGGGACGGAGCGGGGGCGCGTTTGTGGGTGGCTGTAGCTTGCTGGGGAAGAGGCTGCCCTAGTTTAACGTCTGTGGGGAGTTATAACTTCTTCTTTACTCCAGTTGCAAAAAGAGGTGATGGGGTGAAAAACGTCCGCTACAGTGATGCGGAGCTGTGAGCAAGCTTTGTGTAGCTCGCTGTGACCTTCACTTACTGCCTTGATCTCCACTGTGCTTTCCCCTgtgcttccttcctctttctctgtccttctgaagcctttttaaatcaaaacccATCCGGGCTCCAGCCTTTCTTGCGCGtgtgctgccagcctggctcGCATGGGTCTCGATTTAAGACTGTGATTACAAACGCTGGCTGAGCTGACCTGTGCTCGTCCCTCAGTGGAAGCGCCTCCGCATCACCTCTGAGGCGATGACCCTTCTCCTCTGTTGCAGAACCTCTTGCCCACCAGCACGCCCCAGGAGGCCCAGCAGTGGCTGCACCGAAACCGCTTCTCCACTTTTTCTCGGCTTTTCAGAAACTTCTCAGGTAGGTTGCAACGTCGTCCCTACCCGCATCCGTGTCCCTCCTCTGTGCCAAGGCCGCCTCTTGCTCCTGAGGCCGTCTTCGTGTTACCGTTGGgaatataaatgtttttaaaaatctcatattTTGTGTAACACAATAAAACGTGGCTCCCCGAAAGCCGTGTTCTTCGTTTCTCACCTCGCTCTCAACTGGCACAGCAGTGGGGGCTGGGGTGGTTTCCCTTCCGAGAGCTCGCAGCACCCTCTGGTCTTAAAACAAGCTGAGAAATGCTGCTCTGGGGGAAAGCACTGTGTGTAAAGAAACGCTTcgcatttatttttcctctccttccctggtgATACGGCCTCCCTTATCCAGGGTCAGCGAGGCGCCGGGCAGCCGCCTGTAAATGATAATGCGGGACAGAGGCTTGTACCGAAACACGCTCTTGCAAAACCAgtctggaaagaaaatcttgCGAGCGTCCTTCTGGGGGAAGCAGGGGGAGGTCGTTAGCGAGAAGGCAGAAGCAGTTTGGGAATGGGGTTAGCTTTGCGAGCGGGAGGAGGGGGAG comes from Phalacrocorax aristotelis chromosome 26, bGulAri2.1, whole genome shotgun sequence and encodes:
- the TFCP2 gene encoding alpha-globin transcription factor CP2 isoform X1 encodes the protein MAWALKLPLADEVIESGLVQDFDASLSGIGQELGAGAYSMSDVLALPIFKQEESSLPPENENKILPFQYVLCAATSPAVKLHDETLTYLNQGQSYEIRMLDNRKIGELPEINGKLVKSIFRVVFHDRRLQYTEHQQLEGWRWNRPGDRILDIDIPMSVGIIDPRANPTQLNTVEFLWDPSKRTSVFIQVHCISTEFTMRKHGGEKGVPFRVQIDTFKENENGEYTEHLHSASCQIKVFKPKGADRKQKTDREKMEKRTPHEKEKYQPSYETTILTECSPWPEITYVNNAPSPGFNSSHSSFSIGEGNGSPNHQPEPPPPIADVSHTSELMLVNLLPTSTPQEAQQWLHRNRFSTFSRLFRNFSGADLLKLTREDVIQICGPADGIRLFNALKGRMVRPRLTIYVCQESQQLRDLQQKHEDGDTVTSTFFVYHAIYLEELTAVELTEKLAQLFSISSQQISQIYKQGPTGIHVLISDEMIQNFQDESCFVLDTMKAETNDSYHIILK
- the TFCP2 gene encoding alpha-globin transcription factor CP2 isoform X2, with amino-acid sequence MAWALKLPLADEVIESGLVQDFDASLSGIGQELGAGAYSMSDVLALPIFKQEESSLPPENENKILPFQYVLCAATSPAVKLHDETLTYLNQGQSYEIRMLDNRKIGELPEINGKLVKSIFRVVFHDRRLQYTEHQQLEGWRWNRPGDRILDIDIPMSVGIIDPRANPTQLNTVEFLWDPSKRTSVFIQVHCISTEFTMRKHGGEKGVPFRVQIDTFKENENGEYTEHLHSASCQIKVFKPKGADRKQKTDREKMEKRTPHEKEKYQPSYETTILTECSPWPEITYVNNAPSPGFNSSHSSFSIGEGNGSPNHQPEPPPPIADNLLPTSTPQEAQQWLHRNRFSTFSRLFRNFSGADLLKLTREDVIQICGPADGIRLFNALKGRMVRPRLTIYVCQESQQLRDLQQKHEDGDTVTSTFFVYHAIYLEELTAVELTEKLAQLFSISSQQISQIYKQGPTGIHVLISDEMIQNFQDESCFVLDTMKAETNDSYHIILK